One genomic region from Nostoc sphaeroides encodes:
- the deoC gene encoding deoxyribose-phosphate aldolase, with protein MAADYPNIDIAPFIDHSLLTPTATPEQVEQWCEEAYRFNFAAVCLFPAYVKQAVELLHGKNPKVCTVIGFPSGATTSAVKLYEAQEAADNGATELDVVMNLGWLKAGKTEEVHREIAEICEETGQTVKVILETNLLTDAEKKIAAEIAMEAGAAFLKTSTGWNGGATVADVRLLQEFAKEKVGIKASGGIRTINQALDLIVAGATRLGTSRGIDLIRQRDNLGKGE; from the coding sequence ATGGCAGCAGACTATCCAAACATTGATATTGCGCCATTTATCGATCACTCCCTCTTAACGCCAACTGCTACTCCTGAGCAGGTTGAGCAGTGGTGTGAAGAAGCATACAGATTCAATTTTGCGGCGGTTTGCCTATTTCCCGCCTATGTCAAACAAGCAGTCGAACTCCTCCACGGCAAAAACCCGAAAGTCTGTACTGTGATTGGCTTTCCTTCTGGTGCGACGACTTCAGCAGTGAAACTGTATGAGGCTCAAGAAGCGGCGGATAATGGGGCTACTGAGTTGGATGTGGTAATGAACTTGGGCTGGTTGAAAGCGGGTAAAACTGAAGAAGTCCACCGGGAAATTGCCGAAATTTGTGAAGAGACTGGGCAAACTGTCAAGGTCATTTTGGAAACCAACCTGTTGACAGATGCGGAAAAAAAAATAGCTGCTGAAATAGCTATGGAAGCGGGAGCGGCATTCTTAAAAACTAGTACAGGTTGGAATGGTGGTGCAACAGTGGCAGATGTACGACTTTTGCAGGAATTTGCCAAAGAAAAAGTAGGAATTAAAGCCTCAGGTGGTATCCGCACTATCAATCAAGCTCTAGACTTAATCGTAGCGGGTGCTACTAGATTAGGCACATCTCGCGGTATCGATTTGATCCGCCAGCGCGATAACCTGGGAAAGGGTGAATAG
- a CDS encoding DNA cytosine methyltransferase, whose protein sequence is MSDRPCIFSFFAGSGFLDLGFETSGFKVVYVNEIFPPFMTAYRYSRQVLNLPLPKYGYHDGQVGDVTQLLEGLQTQHLRELVQDCRKSNNIVGFIGGPPCPDFSIGGKNRGRLGYNGKLSASYVELICRNLPDFFLFENVKGLWRTKKHRLFFESLKQQLLEAGYILTERLINAIEYGVPQDRERIILIGFRNSFIKDIGIINGSEKFLTEEIFPWDNHILYPQTKVFAYPWRQCEPFQENSIIPCPDGIPQELTVEYWFRKNNVLKHPNAENCFQPRAGITKFAAIDEGDDSKKSFKRLHRWRYSPTACYGNNEVHLHPYKIRRISVAEALAIQSLPANFVLTENMSLTNMFKTIGNGVPYLASKALAKTILDFLGTGVKNAVDIYKPTIA, encoded by the coding sequence ATGAGCGATCGCCCTTGTATCTTTTCCTTTTTTGCTGGTTCAGGTTTTTTAGATTTAGGTTTTGAAACCAGTGGTTTTAAGGTTGTTTACGTCAATGAAATTTTTCCCCCATTCATGACTGCATACCGCTATTCACGGCAGGTTCTCAATCTACCGTTACCAAAATACGGGTATCATGATGGACAAGTAGGAGATGTAACCCAACTTCTCGAAGGCTTACAAACACAACACCTCCGGGAGTTAGTACAAGACTGCCGTAAATCTAATAATATTGTGGGCTTCATTGGCGGGCCTCCCTGCCCTGATTTTTCTATTGGTGGGAAAAATAGAGGACGTTTAGGATATAATGGCAAGCTTTCCGCTTCTTACGTTGAATTAATTTGCCGCAATCTTCCAGATTTCTTTTTATTTGAGAACGTTAAGGGATTGTGGAGAACAAAAAAGCACCGTTTATTTTTTGAATCGCTCAAGCAACAATTACTGGAAGCAGGCTATATATTAACAGAGCGATTAATTAATGCTATCGAATATGGTGTACCCCAAGATAGAGAAAGAATTATTCTCATTGGTTTCCGAAATAGTTTTATCAAGGATATAGGAATAATAAACGGTAGTGAAAAGTTCCTAACTGAGGAAATTTTTCCTTGGGACAATCATATTTTATATCCTCAAACAAAGGTTTTTGCTTATCCTTGGCGGCAGTGCGAACCATTCCAAGAAAATTCCATCATCCCTTGTCCTGACGGCATCCCTCAAGAATTAACAGTTGAATACTGGTTTAGAAAAAATAATGTCCTGAAGCATCCCAATGCTGAAAACTGTTTTCAACCAAGGGCAGGGATCACAAAATTTGCTGCTATTGATGAAGGAGATGATTCTAAAAAGTCTTTTAAGCGTCTGCATAGATGGCGTTACTCTCCGACAGCTTGCTATGGAAATAATGAAGTACATTTACATCCCTATAAAATCCGGCGAATATCTGTGGCGGAAGCTTTAGCCATACAATCTTTGCCTGCAAATTTTGTGCTTACAGAGAATATGTCGCTCACGAATATGTTTAAGACTATTGGTAATGGTGTACCATATTTGGCATCGAAGGCGTTAGCTAAAACTATTTTAGACTTCTTAGGAACTGGTGTGAAAAATGCTGTTGATATTTATAAGCCTACTATTGCCTAA